One genomic window of Halanaerobium saccharolyticum subsp. saccharolyticum DSM 6643 includes the following:
- a CDS encoding FliH/SctL family protein — MSKIIKASQIIGKYKIQNQDNALSIESLREKAAQTNQSTNGNNKKQNYSSDSSKKAHLIIKREKAEKEADLIIAQAEHKASEMIKAAEKEKKKIEAEKEEIFSKIKNEAEAEAIKAAQQKIDSAASELLLTAESFQAELNQQKIGVKKDIVRLAVKIASVIIDVKLEQQPEIINNIISDILSEIDESHKNIIVRIHPDLVPFIEDNNLYSRLKEKNLEFKADSDLKKGDCIVESNLGGKEGSISHKIDLIKEELLKEVEANV; from the coding sequence TTGTCTAAAATTATTAAGGCTTCTCAAATAATTGGTAAATACAAAATTCAAAATCAGGATAACGCCCTTTCTATAGAATCTTTAAGAGAAAAAGCAGCACAAACAAATCAATCTACAAATGGAAATAATAAAAAGCAGAATTATAGTTCAGATAGTTCTAAAAAAGCCCATTTAATTATTAAACGGGAAAAAGCAGAAAAAGAAGCCGATTTAATTATTGCTCAAGCTGAACACAAAGCTTCAGAAATGATTAAAGCTGCTGAAAAAGAAAAAAAGAAAATAGAAGCCGAAAAAGAGGAAATTTTTTCTAAAATTAAAAATGAAGCTGAAGCTGAAGCAATTAAAGCAGCTCAGCAAAAAATAGATAGTGCGGCATCAGAATTGCTTTTAACTGCAGAATCTTTTCAAGCAGAACTAAATCAGCAAAAAATTGGAGTAAAGAAAGACATAGTCAGATTAGCAGTTAAAATTGCAAGTGTGATTATAGATGTTAAGCTGGAACAGCAGCCCGAAATTATAAATAATATTATTAGTGATATTCTTTCAGAAATTGATGAAAGCCATAAAAATATTATTGTACGAATTCATCCAGATTTAGTTCCCTTTATCGAAGATAATAACCTTTATTCTAGATTGAAAGAAAAAAATCTTGAATTTAAAGCCGACTCAGACTTAAAAAAAGGTGATTGTATTGTCGAATCTAATCTCGGCGGCAAAGAAGGCAGTATTTCACATAAAATTGATTTAATAAAAGAAGAACTTTTAAAAGAGGTTGAGGCTAATGTTTGA
- the fliG gene encoding flagellar motor switch protein FliG, with protein MRDELTGKEKAAILLISLGPETSSDVFKHLDDEEVEKLTLEIANQNKIDPGLKKKIQQEFIQLQQANDYINSGGINYAKKILEKSFGPDKTKRIINRLTATLQVRPFDSIRKSDPGQLLNFIQGEHPQTIALILAYVNAEQASQVLSMLPTDVQSKVAKRIAVMDRISPEIIKEVEAVMEKKLSAVASNEYASAGGIQAIVDVLNQVDRGTEKNILDKLEEDDPELVEEIKKRMFVFEDVVLLTDRAVQLVLRQVETHDLALALKTASEEVENIIKGNMSQRAAEMLEEDIEFMGPVRIREVEDAQQRIVNIIRELEESGEIVIARGGEGEVIV; from the coding sequence ATGAGAGATGAACTTACAGGTAAAGAAAAAGCGGCAATCTTACTAATTTCTTTGGGTCCAGAGACTTCTTCCGATGTTTTTAAACATCTAGATGATGAAGAAGTTGAAAAATTGACCCTAGAAATTGCCAATCAAAATAAAATAGATCCCGGCTTAAAAAAGAAAATTCAGCAGGAATTTATACAGCTGCAGCAGGCAAATGACTACATTAATTCTGGTGGTATTAATTATGCTAAAAAGATTTTAGAAAAGTCTTTTGGGCCTGATAAAACTAAAAGAATAATTAACCGTCTGACCGCAACTCTACAGGTAAGACCATTTGATTCTATCCGCAAATCTGACCCTGGTCAACTTTTGAATTTTATCCAGGGGGAGCATCCTCAGACTATCGCTTTAATCTTAGCTTATGTCAATGCTGAACAGGCTTCGCAGGTTTTATCTATGCTGCCAACAGATGTTCAGAGTAAGGTAGCAAAAAGAATTGCGGTTATGGATAGAATTTCACCTGAAATAATTAAAGAAGTAGAAGCGGTAATGGAGAAAAAATTATCTGCTGTCGCAAGTAATGAATATGCTAGTGCAGGAGGTATTCAGGCAATAGTAGATGTCTTAAATCAAGTTGATCGAGGTACCGAAAAAAATATTCTTGATAAATTAGAAGAAGATGATCCAGAACTGGTTGAAGAAATCAAAAAGAGAATGTTTGTCTTTGAAGATGTTGTACTTCTGACTGATAGAGCGGTTCAGCTGGTGCTGCGTCAGGTGGAAACACATGATTTAGCTCTTGCTTTAAAAACTGCCAGTGAAGAAGTTGAAAATATCATAAAAGGTAATATGTCACAAAGAGCAGCCGAGATGCTGGAAGAGGATATTGAATTCATGGGTCCTGTCCGAATTAGAGAGGTGGAGGATGCTCAGCAAAGAATTGTTAATATTATTAGAGAATTAGAAGAAAGTGGAGAAATTGTAATTGCCCGTGGTGGGGAAGGTGAGGTAATTGTCTAA
- the fliF gene encoding flagellar basal-body MS-ring/collar protein FliF, whose translation MAEMFAKYKEELSTLWKKLNKKIQLLIIVLTVLMSLAFAYLIFSGSSVNYQPLYADLSTSDSAAIVARLDENNVDYKLGGQGNTILVPESEIYKLRLDLAAAGLPDQGIVGFEIFDESDFGTTEFERKVNYYRALGGELGRSIQSISGISYSRVQITPPQESLFLSEEESATASVLVELEPGFRMNQNQIEAIRNLVSSGVQNLPLADVTIVDTNGNLLSNNNSDLNQGVDPQNFVLQKEFEASLKNDLSSLLSRVLGPNNFAVEIYANLNFDQRQAESKTYSPVVDENGIVRSEEISSESQEGSQGAGGAPGTDANIPQYQAEGNNESSSYENENRITNYEINERIEQHIYAPGKVERLSVSVMVDQSTDEETINQIRSAVAAAIGYDQERGDLLNVTAVNFDNSLQEEAEAARENLAAAERRRMYIYAALIVFVLIVSAALIIYLYRRKKSQFATGGNIDLSVEDDEEEMALFEPNQEQKKDAHMKRELEQMIHSDPENAAKLIRSWLMDE comes from the coding sequence ATGGCAGAGATGTTTGCAAAATATAAGGAAGAACTCAGCACTTTATGGAAAAAACTAAATAAAAAAATTCAGCTTTTAATTATTGTGCTGACAGTTTTAATGTCCTTAGCTTTTGCTTATTTAATATTTAGTGGAAGTTCTGTTAACTACCAGCCGCTTTATGCTGACTTAAGCACCTCTGATTCAGCTGCAATAGTTGCAAGGTTGGACGAAAATAATGTTGACTATAAATTGGGAGGACAAGGTAATACTATTTTAGTACCAGAATCTGAAATTTATAAACTTCGACTTGATTTAGCAGCTGCTGGTTTACCTGACCAGGGGATAGTCGGCTTTGAAATTTTCGATGAGAGTGATTTTGGGACAACAGAATTTGAAAGGAAAGTCAATTATTATAGAGCGCTCGGAGGAGAATTAGGCCGCTCAATTCAGTCGATATCAGGCATTAGTTATTCGCGAGTGCAGATAACCCCACCCCAAGAAAGCCTTTTTCTTTCTGAAGAAGAATCGGCAACAGCTTCCGTTTTGGTAGAACTAGAACCGGGTTTTAGAATGAATCAAAATCAGATTGAGGCTATTCGCAATCTTGTTTCTAGTGGAGTTCAAAATCTTCCCTTAGCTGATGTTACAATTGTTGATACAAACGGTAATCTGCTCTCCAATAATAATTCTGATCTTAATCAGGGAGTTGATCCTCAAAATTTTGTTCTGCAAAAAGAATTTGAAGCATCACTTAAAAATGATTTGAGCTCGCTTTTAAGTAGAGTTTTGGGACCGAATAACTTCGCTGTAGAAATTTATGCTAATTTAAATTTTGATCAAAGACAGGCCGAAAGCAAAACCTACTCTCCAGTTGTAGATGAAAACGGAATTGTAAGAAGTGAGGAAATTAGCAGTGAAAGTCAGGAGGGCTCTCAGGGAGCTGGTGGTGCTCCAGGAACTGATGCTAATATTCCGCAATATCAGGCTGAAGGTAACAATGAAAGTTCGAGTTATGAAAATGAAAATAGAATAACTAATTATGAGATTAATGAAAGAATTGAACAGCATATTTATGCTCCCGGCAAAGTTGAAAGACTTTCAGTTTCGGTAATGGTCGATCAGTCTACAGATGAAGAAACAATTAATCAAATCAGATCAGCTGTTGCAGCGGCCATTGGTTATGATCAGGAACGGGGAGATTTGCTAAATGTTACTGCCGTTAATTTTGATAATTCACTGCAGGAAGAAGCTGAGGCAGCAAGGGAAAATCTTGCAGCTGCAGAAAGACGTAGAATGTACATTTATGCTGCTTTAATAGTCTTTGTTTTAATTGTTAGTGCAGCCTTAATTATTTATTTATACAGACGCAAGAAAAGCCAGTTTGCCACAGGTGGCAACATAGATTTGTCAGTCGAAGATGACGAAGAAGAAATGGCTTTATTTGAACCGAATCAGGAACAGAAAAAAGATGCTCATATGAAACGCGAATTAGAACAAATGATTCATTCAGATCCAGAAAATGCTGCAAAGCTAATACGCAGTTGGCTAATGGATGAATAA
- the fliE gene encoding flagellar hook-basal body complex protein FliE, with product MININPINIADNFKLDQGSKQIEEPNKENFSNYFNKKLQEVNQLQKDSQKMTADFAVGKTDNIHQVMISAEKAKIAVNLTTAVQSKAIDAYKEIMRLQV from the coding sequence ATGATAAATATTAATCCGATCAATATAGCAGATAATTTCAAGCTTGATCAGGGATCCAAGCAAATCGAAGAGCCTAATAAAGAAAATTTTTCCAATTATTTTAACAAAAAATTACAAGAGGTAAACCAATTACAAAAAGATTCTCAAAAAATGACCGCTGATTTCGCAGTTGGTAAAACAGATAATATTCATCAAGTTATGATCTCTGCTGAAAAAGCTAAAATAGCAGTTAACTTAACTACAGCGGTTCAGTCAAAAGCAATTGATGCTTACAAGGAAATTATGCGTCTCCAGGTTTAA
- the flgC gene encoding flagellar basal body rod protein FlgC: MFKGIDISASGLTAQRLRMDLISGNIANAETTRDEDGNTYRRKVAVFKEKFSSQVKALNSKQKSGANAGVEVSAIEEDPSPFRLEYRPDHPDADENGYLELPNVSVMTEMVNMIDASRSYEANVQAISNYKSMANSALNIST; this comes from the coding sequence GTGTTTAAGGGAATTGATATCAGTGCATCTGGATTAACTGCTCAGAGGTTAAGAATGGACCTTATTTCGGGGAATATAGCCAATGCAGAAACTACTCGTGATGAAGATGGAAACACTTATCGAAGAAAAGTAGCTGTTTTTAAAGAAAAATTCTCTAGTCAAGTAAAGGCCTTAAACTCCAAGCAAAAAAGTGGAGCCAATGCAGGTGTTGAAGTAAGTGCAATTGAAGAAGATCCCTCTCCTTTTAGATTGGAATATCGTCCCGATCATCCAGATGCAGATGAGAATGGTTATTTAGAGCTGCCAAATGTCAGTGTAATGACCGAAATGGTTAATATGATTGATGCAAGCAGAAGTTATGAGGCAAATGTACAGGCAATTTCTAATTACAAAAGTATGGCAAATAGTGCCCTAAATATTAGTACCTAA
- the flgB gene encoding flagellar basal body rod protein FlgB yields MNNYVSIISGALDGAVKRGELISNNLANIGTPGYKRQDTNFKSMLNKKINADQNKNISLNTTTSKHIPFRKEYSNPNTTVSNSNKSYRNDQNNVDVDFEMAEMAKNSIYYNVMTRRAAGHFSTLNQVISQGGR; encoded by the coding sequence GTGAATAATTATGTATCAATAATTAGTGGTGCTTTAGATGGTGCAGTCAAAAGAGGAGAACTAATTTCGAACAATTTAGCAAATATTGGGACCCCAGGCTATAAACGGCAGGATACTAATTTTAAATCGATGTTAAATAAAAAGATAAATGCTGACCAAAATAAAAACATTTCCTTAAATACCACCACTTCAAAACATATTCCCTTCCGCAAGGAATATTCTAATCCAAACACTACTGTTTCAAATAGTAATAAAAGCTACCGTAATGATCAAAATAATGTAGATGTTGATTTTGAAATGGCAGAAATGGCCAAAAATAGTATATATTATAATGTAATGACCCGTCGTGCGGCAGGTCATTTTTCGACTTTAAATCAGGTTATAAGTCAGGGAGGTAGATAA
- a CDS encoding response regulator, with the protein MNSVLIVDDAAFMRLNLKNILKDNFEVVGEAENGKEAVELYQEVKPDIVTMDITMPIMDGLEAIKAIQDIDPSAKIVVCSAMGQQKIVIQAIELGAKDFIVKPFKKDRVMESLEKLL; encoded by the coding sequence ATGAATAGTGTTTTAATAGTAGATGATGCTGCTTTTATGCGCTTGAATTTGAAAAATATTTTAAAAGATAATTTTGAAGTTGTCGGAGAAGCAGAAAATGGGAAGGAAGCTGTAGAACTTTATCAGGAAGTAAAGCCCGATATCGTGACTATGGATATTACAATGCCGATTATGGATGGATTAGAAGCTATAAAAGCAATTCAAGATATTGACCCGTCTGCGAAAATTGTTGTTTGTAGTGCTATGGGACAACAAAAAATTGTTATTCAAGCAATTGAACTGGGAGCAAAGGACTTTATTGTGAAACCATTTAAGAAAGATAGAGTGATGGAATCCTTAGAAAAATTGCTATAA
- a CDS encoding chemotaxis protein CheD — MLSLENKKEAKKTIVKMADWAVDQEDALLVILGLGSCVGVAFYDEFTKIGGLAHVMLPESKGKNQVKSKYADTAIPFLLDKMIEKGARRQRLQAKLVGGAGMFKTEAGQSVMQIGQKNIAAVKRVLKEEKIKIVGSDLAKDYGRSMYFNLIDGKIRVSAFNRQNMTL; from the coding sequence TTGCTTAGTTTAGAAAACAAAAAGGAAGCAAAGAAAACAATAGTTAAAATGGCTGATTGGGCAGTTGATCAGGAAGATGCATTACTTGTTATTTTGGGTTTAGGTTCCTGTGTGGGGGTTGCTTTTTATGATGAATTTACAAAAATAGGAGGCTTAGCCCATGTTATGCTGCCTGAGAGTAAAGGAAAAAATCAAGTAAAAAGTAAATATGCCGATACTGCTATTCCATTTCTTTTAGATAAAATGATAGAAAAAGGAGCTAGAAGACAGCGGCTGCAGGCAAAACTTGTTGGTGGAGCCGGAATGTTTAAAACAGAGGCCGGTCAATCGGTGATGCAGATTGGTCAAAAAAATATTGCAGCTGTCAAAAGAGTTCTAAAAGAAGAAAAAATAAAGATCGTTGGCTCTGATTTAGCAAAGGATTATGGACGCTCAATGTATTTTAATCTCATTGATGGTAAGATTAGAGTAAGTGCCTTCAATAGACAAAATATGACATTATAA
- a CDS encoding chemotaxis protein CheC has protein sequence MNLDKEKKDILKEIANIGAGNAATAFSTMVDQETKITVPRIELMPIEELPEITGSQEDYIACTLINFDGELSGKILLVLEMDSVEKILHLLFGEGELPGTEIRNSALRELGNILSGAYLKAINIFSDLNLSQGLPAVAYDMAGAVLSSSVIDYSQSGDEIILLETEFIISEKKLELYYFFIPEEKSIDILFQHLMGDNLA, from the coding sequence ATGAATTTAGATAAAGAAAAAAAAGACATTCTAAAAGAAATAGCAAATATTGGGGCGGGAAATGCAGCAACAGCTTTTTCTACCATGGTGGATCAAGAAACTAAAATCACAGTTCCAAGAATTGAACTGATGCCGATCGAAGAGCTCCCGGAAATAACAGGCAGTCAGGAAGATTATATTGCCTGTACACTAATCAATTTCGATGGTGAACTTTCCGGCAAGATACTTTTAGTTTTAGAGATGGACAGTGTAGAAAAGATTCTTCACCTTTTATTTGGAGAGGGGGAGCTTCCCGGAACTGAAATTCGAAATTCGGCTTTAAGAGAGCTCGGCAATATTTTAAGCGGTGCTTACTTAAAGGCGATAAATATTTTTAGTGATTTGAATTTAAGTCAGGGTTTACCCGCTGTAGCATATGATATGGCAGGTGCAGTACTAAGCAGTTCTGTTATTGACTACAGTCAAAGTGGAGATGAAATTATTTTATTGGAAACAGAATTTATTATATCTGAAAAGAAATTGGAATTATATTATTTTTTTATTCCCGAAGAAAAATCAATAGATATTCTTTTCCAGCATTTGATGGGTGATAACCTTGCTTAG
- a CDS encoding chemotaxis protein CheW — protein sequence MNNKTSKEKQEKYIIFTLAGKQFGVHIKQTREILSSKELTLVPESPDYIAGLIDLRGMVVPVVDLQLRLNITQEANSQPENSGVIIIVELDDLTAGMMVEEVKEIKELHQEEIAELPKLAQKIDRKYIAGVGRTEGAELLMLLDLKQVLSAEEMNQLQHLDKNIVS from the coding sequence ATGAATAATAAAACTAGTAAAGAAAAGCAGGAAAAATATATAATATTTACACTTGCTGGGAAACAATTTGGTGTTCATATTAAACAGACTCGAGAAATTTTATCAAGCAAGGAATTAACTTTAGTACCTGAAAGCCCAGATTATATAGCAGGTCTGATTGATTTGCGGGGGATGGTTGTTCCTGTAGTAGATTTACAGCTAAGATTAAATATCACTCAAGAGGCTAATTCTCAGCCGGAAAATAGCGGTGTTATTATTATAGTCGAGTTAGATGATTTAACAGCAGGGATGATGGTTGAAGAAGTAAAAGAAATTAAAGAACTGCATCAAGAAGAAATAGCTGAGCTGCCAAAACTTGCTCAAAAAATAGATCGTAAATACATAGCAGGTGTTGGTCGAACAGAAGGAGCAGAATTATTAATGCTGCTTGATTTGAAGCAGGTATTAAGTGCCGAAGAAATGAATCAACTTCAGCATTTAGACAAAAATATTGTCAGTTAA
- a CDS encoding chemotaxis protein CheW, whose amino-acid sequence MTLDKENSISMAAQDSKSDLNQYVVFNIDAEQYGIKIDKTREIIKETKITKVPNTAEHVMGVINLRGIIVPVIELSRRFGIEDDINEHLFSDAEQRIITVESEGQLLGIQVDHIEGIVWVEEEKVAPPPELEKGIREDYLRGVCARADNPLLILLDLEKTLFA is encoded by the coding sequence ATGACCTTAGATAAAGAAAATTCGATTTCAATGGCTGCTCAGGATAGCAAATCTGATTTAAATCAGTATGTAGTGTTTAACATAGATGCTGAACAATATGGTATTAAAATCGATAAGACAAGAGAAATTATAAAAGAAACTAAAATAACTAAAGTTCCTAATACTGCTGAACATGTGATGGGAGTAATTAATCTCAGAGGTATAATTGTTCCTGTAATTGAATTGAGCAGACGTTTTGGTATTGAAGATGATATAAATGAACATTTATTTTCTGATGCTGAGCAGCGGATCATAACTGTAGAAAGTGAAGGACAGCTTTTAGGAATTCAAGTTGATCACATTGAAGGAATAGTCTGGGTTGAGGAAGAAAAGGTTGCGCCTCCTCCTGAATTAGAAAAGGGAATTAGAGAAGATTATTTAAGAGGAGTTTGTGCTAGAGCTGATAATCCTTTATTAATTCTCCTTGATCTAGAAAAAACACTTTTTGCTTAA
- a CDS encoding chemotaxis protein CheA, which yields MQENEYLKIFFAEAKEYIEVLNNGILTLENNPEDKETIDAIFRAAHSLKGMAAAMGFEKLTELTHKLENSLDKIREGEIKVKTEFIDLLFQALDNIQYLVKAVEENNGKEPEGFDLDALIAELNAYTEANDFKESQTAAVDTSENVRDFLTEAEKEELLERKKDKEKVYHLKAEVVDEEFKSVRAFMLLKKLDEIGQLFKSEPPRNTIENSEADIDQLNIIALSWLEKEEFKTEIEAQSSIKLISLDELQSSEIKIDSEKESKSNTVQKNKVSSFNSSSTVRVDISKLDTLMNMVGELLINKSRLESLDIKKTKFKEIMPQLDRVTMDLHHIVMQIRMVPVGVMFSRFPRMMRDLANKMNKEIDFVMSGQETELDRSIIDELADPLTHLLRNAIDHGIEKPAARKAAGKDGKGKVELLAYQKGSEIIIEVKDDGAGIKAAAIAKKAVDKGIIEQEEVEQLEKRDILDFVFHPGFSTAQEITDVSGRGVGMDIVRSTVKKLDGQVSIDSEPGEGSTFKITLPLTLAISQALMVKIIGDTFAIPLSAVSETLTIETENIKKIRGKDVIVLRETTIPIVSAAAIFGDDDQKSFKNSEKDLSVVILKSGERKVGLVVEELLNQQEIVIKSLGKYLQETRYISGATIIGDGDVALIVDVRDVVSR from the coding sequence TTGCAGGAGAATGAATATTTAAAGATCTTTTTTGCAGAGGCGAAGGAATATATTGAGGTTTTAAACAATGGTATTTTAACATTAGAAAACAATCCAGAAGATAAAGAAACTATAGATGCAATTTTTAGAGCAGCTCACTCACTTAAGGGAATGGCAGCTGCAATGGGCTTTGAAAAATTAACAGAACTAACCCATAAATTAGAAAATAGTTTAGATAAGATTAGAGAAGGTGAGATTAAAGTAAAGACAGAATTCATTGATCTTCTCTTTCAGGCCTTAGACAATATTCAATATTTAGTTAAAGCAGTAGAAGAGAATAATGGTAAAGAGCCGGAAGGTTTTGATTTAGATGCTTTAATTGCCGAGCTTAATGCCTATACTGAGGCCAATGATTTTAAAGAGAGCCAAACTGCAGCAGTTGATACTTCTGAAAATGTTAGAGATTTTTTAACAGAGGCTGAAAAAGAAGAACTTTTAGAAAGAAAAAAAGATAAAGAAAAGGTCTATCATTTAAAAGCTGAAGTTGTTGATGAAGAATTCAAATCAGTTAGAGCTTTTATGCTTTTAAAGAAACTAGATGAAATAGGACAGCTCTTTAAATCAGAACCTCCGAGAAATACAATTGAAAATTCTGAGGCAGATATTGATCAATTAAATATAATTGCTTTAAGCTGGCTGGAAAAGGAAGAATTTAAAACAGAAATAGAAGCTCAAAGCAGTATTAAATTAATTAGTTTAGATGAACTTCAGAGTTCAGAAATAAAAATCGATTCTGAAAAAGAAAGCAAATCAAATACTGTTCAAAAAAATAAAGTAAGCAGCTTCAACAGCAGTTCTACCGTTAGAGTAGATATCAGTAAGCTTGATACTTTAATGAATATGGTTGGAGAACTTTTAATTAATAAAAGTAGATTAGAGTCACTTGATATTAAAAAAACAAAATTTAAAGAAATCATGCCTCAGCTTGATCGAGTAACCATGGATTTACATCATATTGTGATGCAGATTAGAATGGTGCCGGTAGGAGTAATGTTTAGCCGTTTTCCTCGGATGATGAGAGATCTTGCCAATAAAATGAATAAGGAAATTGATTTTGTGATGTCCGGTCAGGAAACAGAACTTGACCGCTCAATCATTGATGAATTAGCAGATCCGCTAACTCATTTACTTAGAAATGCTATTGATCACGGTATCGAAAAACCTGCCGCAAGAAAAGCCGCTGGTAAAGATGGAAAAGGTAAAGTTGAACTTTTAGCTTATCAAAAAGGTAGTGAAATCATCATTGAGGTCAAAGATGACGGAGCTGGTATCAAAGCAGCAGCAATTGCTAAAAAAGCTGTAGATAAAGGGATTATTGAACAAGAAGAAGTTGAACAACTTGAGAAAAGAGATATTTTGGACTTTGTTTTTCATCCAGGATTTAGTACTGCTCAGGAAATAACAGATGTTTCTGGTCGAGGTGTGGGGATGGATATTGTCCGCAGCACAGTTAAAAAACTTGATGGTCAGGTAAGTATTGATTCTGAACCAGGTGAGGGAAGTACTTTTAAAATAACATTACCCTTAACTTTAGCAATTTCTCAGGCGCTGATGGTTAAAATAATTGGCGATACTTTTGCAATTCCTTTAAGCGCAGTCAGTGAAACTCTAACAATTGAAACTGAAAATATTAAAAAAATTAGAGGTAAAGATGTAATAGTCTTAAGAGAAACTACTATTCCTATTGTTTCAGCAGCAGCAATTTTTGGAGATGATGATCAAAAAAGCTTTAAAAATTCCGAAAAAGATCTTTCTGTCGTTATTTTAAAAAGTGGTGAAAGAAAGGTTGGTTTAGTTGTAGAAGAATTATTAAATCAGCAGGAAATAGTAATCAAGTCTCTGGGTAAATATCTGCAGGAGACTAGATACATAAGTGGAGCTACAATTATTGGTGATGGTGATGTTGCTCTTATCGTTGATGTTCGAGATGTTGTCAGTAGATAA
- the fliS gene encoding flagellar export chaperone FliS: MNKNRAEQYKKTQINTSSPGKLLLMLYQGAIKFSKLAIKNIEADEIEASHKNIIKVQNIVLELKSTLDKEKGGQLADQLEKLYDFIYQELLQANLKKDIEHLNNIIPLLEELYTSYKEIVLKQKSPELKRVNLGG; the protein is encoded by the coding sequence ATGAATAAAAATCGCGCAGAGCAGTATAAGAAAACTCAGATCAATACTTCAAGCCCCGGCAAACTATTATTAATGCTTTATCAGGGAGCTATAAAATTTTCTAAACTGGCAATTAAAAATATTGAAGCTGACGAAATAGAAGCAAGCCATAAAAATATAATTAAAGTTCAAAATATTGTTTTAGAGCTGAAATCAACATTGGATAAAGAAAAGGGTGGTCAGCTGGCAGATCAATTAGAAAAGCTATATGATTTTATCTATCAGGAACTGCTGCAGGCTAATCTAAAAAAAGATATTGAACATCTTAATAACATAATCCCTCTTTTAGAGGAACTTTATACTTCCTATAAGGAAATAGTTTTAAAGCAAAAATCACCTGAACTTAAAAGGGTTAATCTTGGAGGCTAA
- the csrA gene encoding carbon storage regulator CsrA, which produces MLVLTRKKDEKIIIGQDIEITVVGIDNGSVQLGISAPKEIEILRKELLEDVKKENRAAAENKDLLNKLQQIKFNAE; this is translated from the coding sequence ATGCTGGTTTTAACAAGGAAAAAAGATGAAAAAATCATTATTGGTCAGGATATAGAAATCACAGTTGTTGGTATTGACAATGGTAGTGTACAGTTGGGAATAAGTGCACCCAAAGAGATTGAAATATTACGCAAAGAATTATTAGAAGATGTTAAAAAGGAAAACCGAGCTGCTGCTGAAAATAAAGATTTATTAAACAAGCTGCAGCAGATAAAATTTAATGCAGAATAA
- the fliW gene encoding flagellar assembly protein FliW, whose protein sequence is MTRDFGKIEIKEDQIIYFKNGLPGFETAKEFILLPFAEDSPFIIMQSVNNPELAFITVEPGNLIEDYEFEISDQREKDLEIKSIEDILVLNIITLKDQLEEITANLSAPIIINLKEKLGGQIILDNHNFSVRFPIFAEQQAENPAQKDEVSE, encoded by the coding sequence ATGACAAGAGATTTTGGTAAAATAGAAATTAAGGAAGATCAAATTATATATTTCAAAAATGGGTTGCCTGGTTTTGAAACCGCTAAAGAATTTATTTTGCTTCCCTTTGCCGAGGATTCACCATTTATAATTATGCAGTCAGTTAACAATCCGGAGCTGGCATTTATTACGGTTGAGCCGGGCAACTTAATTGAGGATTATGAATTTGAAATAAGTGATCAAAGAGAAAAAGATCTAGAAATTAAATCAATAGAGGATATTTTAGTATTAAATATCATCACTTTAAAAGATCAATTAGAGGAAATAACAGCTAACCTATCTGCTCCTATAATTATTAACTTAAAAGAAAAGTTAGGCGGCCAGATTATTCTGGACAATCATAATTTTAGTGTGCGCTTTCCAATTTTTGCCGAGCAGCAGGCAGAAAACCCTGCTCAAAAAGATGAGGTGTCAGAATAA
- a CDS encoding DUF6470 family protein encodes MLNNLTLKIDNYPSRKALNFYNLADRAKAIADQGNKTAAEAASFYAASGDKLADFENYKISDLGSEIMYNAERELTLVYKPGPEIDFKA; translated from the coding sequence ATGCTTAATAATTTAACTTTGAAAATTGATAATTATCCTTCCCGTAAAGCGCTTAATTTTTATAACTTGGCTGATAGAGCTAAGGCAATTGCTGATCAGGGGAATAAAACTGCAGCTGAGGCTGCATCTTTTTACGCAGCAAGCGGAGATAAGTTGGCAGATTTTGAAAATTACAAGATATCTGATCTCGGTTCTGAAATTATGTATAATGCAGAAAGAGAATTAACTTTGGTCTATAAACCGGGACCAGAAATAGATTTTAAAGCTTAA